Part of the Vitis vinifera cultivar Pinot Noir 40024 chromosome 13, ASM3070453v1 genome is shown below.
TAACTTACACAAGACTGAACATAGCGTTTGCTGTAAACAAACTCAGTCAATACTTGCAGCAACCTACTGAGCTCCATTGGACAGCATGTAAAAGAGTATTACGATATCTCAAGGGCACAGTTCATCGTGGACTGCACTTCACTCCGGCTTCATCTCTACATCTTCAAGTATACACCGACGCAGATTGGGCAAGTTCAATTGATGATCGTCGCTCTACAACTAGCTACTGTGTGTTTCTTGGCACCAATCTTCTCACATGGAGCTCCCGTAAACAGTCTGTGGTTGCAAGATCCTCAACCGAAGCAGAGTATCGCATCCTCGCTCATGCATCAACTGAAGTAGCATGGCTACGTTCTCTTTTTTTAGAACTTGGAATTTCTCTTGTCAACACACCTGTCATATGGTGTGACAATCAAGGTGCTGGTGCCTTAGCTGCTAATCCGGTATTTCATTCCCGAACGAAGAATATTGAAGTAGATGTCCATTATGTTCGTGAGCAGGTGCTAGATCAAAAACTAGTGGTATCTTATGTTCCTTCTGTAGAACAAGTGGCTGACTTATTCACTAAGCCCTTGTCTATTCCCAGTTTCAATATCTGCTTACCAAGCTCAACCTTGTTGTTTCTCCAGGTTGTGCTTGAGGGGGGGTGTTAAGCTAACCAAATTCAATTAGGAAGTTAGCTAACCTGTAACTATGGTCAGTTAGTAACTAAAGTCAGTTGGTAACCAAAGTTAAATTCCAGaagttttgatataaaaacaaatgtaaATCAATCAGATGAGTTAGTGAAAAAGCAAGAATACATTTCAGTTCCAGAATTTCCAATACTCTGTTTTCTCTTCGTTATACTCTAATTTTTCTGCTACAGCCCtgttctcttcattttctcttcaacaAAACAAGTTCCACCCACTGTGAGTCAGAAAAGCACCCACGGCCGGGTGGGCTAGCACCTCTTCTTGAGGAGCCCAGCTCACAAGCAAACCCCTTTTCTTTGTTCCTTCCAAGAGTTCCGCCGGTGTCTGGCCTTCTCTATCTTCTCTGGGGAGAGAGTCCGGCCTCATTACCCACAAGAAGTGGCTGCCACTGTTAACCAAGCCGTACCAGAATTCAGTGAGCTCATCCTTTTTTATGACCACGAGGCTTCCGAAGCTTACATAGATAACAGATTTTAACGGTTGGCGGTCAAGCCACGCTATGCAGGTTTTGTCTTCTTCCCATAAACTGTTGGAAGATTGTGACATAGTCGTTTCAGATGCAAGCCTGGATTTCAGGTGTTCATGAAGAGGTCCGATGGCATAGGCTTTGGGGCAGTGATTGCGTATTTGAGAGAGGACAGGTCCTTCTAGATCTTCAAAGGTGTTATGAGACCGTTGGTTCGTGCTGTTTGTGGAAGCTCTTTCAGGACCAATTGGAGAGATGGATCATCCACGTTATTGGCCCGGAAAAAAACTGGGTAGGTCACGTCGTCGGAGAAATCCCTCCATTGCAGGCAAACTGGTTACTAGCCGATCCAGATCATCATCTATATTTTGCCCATTAACCATGTAATTTGTAGATGTAGCAAAAGAAAAGACAATAAGCAggggaaggaaaaaaagaggtACCTTTGAAGGGGAATTCGCCAGCTTCAATGAGTTGATCTAAAGAGAAATATGCCCAGAAGGAACAAGCACTTGCAGTACGGAAAATAATAATGGGAACTCCCACTTCGTCAGCAACATCAATAGCAAAAGTCAGGATCCCATCTGCTATGATGCAGGTCACCGGTGGGTGGGTTTCAGAACTCTGACACCACGAAATCATCTTCTCCCTGAAAAGTGGTTTGGTTGTAGTTCTGAGTCCGTCGAAGATATCCTTGTGGTCGGTGCGCGGGTGCTCCATCGGAAGCCCATCAGATATTGTTTCAAAACGGAAGCCGGGATAGCGGGTGAATCTGTCCAGAATACTACTGGAGTAACAGAGAAGACGGTGGTAATTAGAATTGGAATTAAGGAAGGTGACTTGGAGGCCTCCAAGGCAGAGAAGTTCGGTGAGTTTAAGGGGAAAAGGGAAGATGAAGACATGGGGAGAGTCCATCCATCTCGCTTTTGGTTCACAATCTCAAGGGTGATATCCTTATACTAACGAGATTCCGAGTGCGTTTTTCCAACTAAGAATTTCTTCAGAGACAGCCATGCATGTGCTTCACTAAAATGCTTCACTTTCTTTTTCAGGCAGTAGCCTTTGGTATGTGGTGCATCCTTATATTCCACTTCTCCCAGGTGTTCTTTAATCAACTATGATCCATGAAAATTTCTAGTTTGGCCGCTTTGATGACTAACAAGCTTACATATTAAGTGAATGTCATAATATATGCAAATAATTTGAAGATTACTTTAGggtataagaaattaaatatatataatttttccttAGTAATTTTAGATTACATGAGTATATAAAATACTTTAGCATAACTTCAAGCTTCTAAATAAAACCACTTCTTCTTACGAGAATttacaaaagaaattatatataattttaggCAATGATAATGTGCAAATGTAACTTGTTCATAAATTGATCACTATCTATCtatataaatttaatgaattttgaatttttttttatactgaatttaatttatgactttaaaatatatGGATGGAATAAGGAAATATATGTATCATTCCATGAATCCATGAATTTAATATtatgcatgaaaaaaaattaatatatggtaaaatatttagttttatcaaAGGTAAACTTAATGTTTTCATTAAgatcatttcaatttttaactTTGAGCTGCAAGCAGTTCCAGAGAGTAATGGAGGACGCCACACAAGTTGCTTTGAGCTGCAAAGCCAAATATTCAAAAGTTGATACTCTCCATTGAAATTTCCCATGACAAAGCCGTATTAGCGAATGGACTAACAATGGTAAGAAATGCAAATGTCTATagcaattattttgttttaggaGCTCGTGTCCCTTAATTGTCTTTTCCATGTATGATTCAAATTCTCGTTGATATCCAATTACTTCTGCTGATAAGTTCAGCAATATTTTGCAATCCTTCAATAAACTGAATAAAAACGTTTTAACATATATTTACTATGACAAAAGTTATCTACGCCATCTGAAAAGGTCAGctggatttaataatttttcctGTTGAACAAAAACGGAAATTTTCATGGAGATCTGGCGCTCAACAATCTTATTTCCTCGATCAAACTGCCCAAGTTACAGTAGGAGGAACCACCTTCGCTCACAGATTTTTTAGCTGAGGTCGCCATGGTATCAGCTGCTTTCATGAATTCAGCCCTCTTCTCTTCCATCAAATCTCTCACCATCTTCTCAACGGTGACTCTATCGCAAGTGTCTTTCATGTCCATACCCAGCTTCCAAACATGGCTCACGAACCTACTGTTGATCTGCTGGTCAGCAAAGTAGGGCCAGCATATCATTGGCAGGCCCGCGATTATACTCTCAAGTGTGGAGTTCCACCCACTGTGGGTCAGAAACCCACCCACAGCTGGGTGTTGCAGGACCTCTTCTTGTGGAGCCCAGCCGACTACATAACCCCTATCCTTTGTCCCTTCCAAGAGTTCCGCCGGAGTCTGACGCTCTTCATCTTTCCCGACGAGAGCATCTGGTCGTATGACCCAGAGGAAGCGGCTACCGCTATTGACCAAACCGTGCCAGAACTCTCGCAGCTCGTCCTTTGTAATAATAGCTAAACTACCGAAGCTTACGTAGATTACAGATTTCGGGGGCTGGCGGTCAAGCCACAGTATACAGCTTTTGTCTTCTTCCCGGAAACTGTTGGAAGACTGGGACGTGGAAGTTTCAGATGCGAGCTTGGATTTGAGGTGTGCGTGGAGAGGTCCAACGGCGTAGGTTCTCGGATAGTGATCGCGTATTTGAGAGAGAACCGGCCCTTCtagatcatcaaac
Proteins encoded:
- the LOC132254959 gene encoding 7-deoxyloganetic acid glucosyltransferase-like yields the protein MDSPHVFIFPFPLKLTELLCLGGLQVTFLNSNSNYHRLLCYSSSILDRFTRYPGFRFETISDGLPMEHPRTDHKDIFDGLRTTTKPLFREKMISWCQSSETHPPVTCIIADGILTFAIDVADEVGVPIIIFRTASACSFWAYFSLDQLIEAGEFPFKGTSFFPSPAYCLFFCYIYKLHG